In a single window of the Campylobacter iguaniorum genome:
- a CDS encoding menaquinone biosynthesis family protein: MLKNISVAHSPDADDIFMYQAIKFGWIGSKILSFSNTAADIQTLNYEALKGTYDATAISFGLYPLIYEDYALLRTAVSFGEGYGPKLIKKNGAVLKPNFKVALSGEHTTNAMLFRLAYPKARIVYKNFLEIESAVLSGEVDAGVLIHESILSFSSELCVERELWDIWCEFRGDESLPLPLGGMAVRRSLPLSDAIECERVLTKAVEVANSNKKLLSKMLIERNLVRVDDKKLDVYLNLYANDNSINMSEIQLKAVNRVFELGFEAGFYPNLIKAEPNLIPTEYLESRNA, from the coding sequence ATTTTGAAAAATATAAGCGTGGCTCACTCTCCTGATGCAGATGATATTTTTATGTATCAAGCTATCAAATTTGGCTGGATTGGTAGCAAAATACTGAGTTTTTCAAACACTGCAGCTGATATCCAAACGCTAAATTACGAAGCCTTAAAAGGCACTTATGATGCGACTGCTATTAGCTTTGGGCTTTATCCGCTCATATATGAAGATTACGCACTTTTGCGTACCGCGGTGAGTTTTGGGGAGGGTTATGGACCAAAACTTATTAAGAAAAATGGCGCAGTTTTAAAGCCAAATTTCAAAGTCGCTTTGAGTGGAGAGCATACGACAAACGCCATGCTTTTTAGGCTTGCATATCCAAAAGCAAGGATAGTTTATAAAAACTTTTTAGAGATAGAAAGCGCAGTTTTGAGCGGCGAAGTGGACGCTGGAGTGCTGATACATGAGAGCATTTTGAGCTTTAGCAGTGAGCTTTGCGTAGAGCGTGAGCTTTGGGATATTTGGTGCGAGTTTAGAGGAGATGAGAGTTTGCCTTTGCCACTTGGTGGAATGGCGGTGCGTAGAAGCCTGCCACTAAGTGATGCTATAGAGTGCGAAAGAGTGCTCACAAAGGCTGTTGAAGTCGCAAACTCAAACAAAAAATTACTCTCAAAAATGCTAATCGAGCGAAATTTAGTCCGTGTGGATGACAAAAAACTTGATGTTTATCTAAATTTATATGCGAACGATAATTCTATAAATATGAGTGAAATCCAGCTAAAGGCTGTAAATAGAGTGTTTGAGCTTGGATTTGAAGCAGGATTTTACCCAAATCTTATAAAAGCTGAGCCAAATCTTATTCCGACTGAATATTTAGAAAGCAGAAACGCCTAA
- the fliQ gene encoding flagellar biosynthesis protein FliQ has translation MQSDLIGLGVETFKLALMISLPMLLAGLIAGLIISIFQATTQINEMTLSFVPKIILVVVIIIFLMPWMMNQMIDFTARILNMIPTFIQ, from the coding sequence ATGCAAAGCGATTTAATCGGGCTTGGAGTGGAGACCTTTAAGCTCGCTTTGATGATAAGCTTGCCCATGCTTTTAGCTGGACTTATTGCTGGACTTATCATCAGTATATTTCAAGCTACAACTCAGATCAATGAAATGACCCTAAGCTTTGTGCCAAAAATCATCTTAGTCGTCGTGATAATCATATTTTTGATGCCTTGGATGATGAATCAAATGATAGATTTCACGGCTAGAATCCTAAATATGATACCGACATTTATCCAATGA
- a CDS encoding UDP-N-acetylmuramate dehydrogenase, producing MKIDFSKFSSVKIGGVFDVEMIDEMCEFDGVMIGGANNILISPNPPKMGILSPKFDYIKFENGILSVGAKTSAAKLFKFAKEQNLGGFEFVKKIPGTIGGLITMNAGLKEHEISQSLKSIITSYGEFDKNECDFAYRHSNIKGVIYEARFEILREFDDDLSEILNAKRANQPKGASFGSCFANPKAAPAGKLLEEVGLKGFRIGRCGFSEIHANFLINYGGGTFSDAIALINLAKERVMDKFKIELKSEVVVL from the coding sequence ATGAAAATAGACTTTTCTAAATTTAGCTCTGTGAAGATCGGTGGCGTTTTTGATGTCGAGATGATAGATGAAATGTGTGAATTTGATGGAGTGATGATAGGTGGAGCAAATAATATTTTGATTTCACCAAACCCACCAAAAATGGGGATTTTGAGTCCTAAATTTGACTATATTAAATTTGAAAATGGGATTTTGAGCGTTGGAGCAAAAACAAGTGCGGCAAAGCTGTTTAAATTCGCCAAAGAGCAAAATCTTGGCGGATTTGAGTTTGTCAAAAAAATACCAGGCACGATTGGTGGGCTAATCACGATGAATGCAGGGCTAAAAGAGCATGAAATAAGCCAAAGCTTAAAAAGCATAATCACAAGTTATGGCGAATTTGACAAAAACGAGTGTGATTTTGCCTATCGTCACTCAAATATAAAAGGCGTGATTTATGAGGCTAGATTTGAGATTTTGCGTGAGTTTGACGATGATTTAAGTGAGATTTTAAACGCTAAAAGGGCTAATCAGCCCAAAGGGGCAAGTTTTGGAAGCTGCTTTGCAAATCCTAAAGCTGCCCCAGCTGGCAAACTGCTTGAAGAAGTAGGGCTAAAGGGATTTCGCATCGGCAGATGCGGATTTAGCGAAATTCATGCAAATTTTTTGATAAATTATGGCGGTGGGACTTTTAGCGATGCGATTGCCTTAATAAATTTAGCCAAAGAGCGAGTAATGGATAAATTTAAAATAGAGCTAAAAAGCGAAGTTGTGGTGCTGTGA
- a CDS encoding phosphatidate cytidylyltransferase encodes MKNRIITGVSLFVVFLVVALADIFWLNFLIFGGILAISFLESLKLFKIEQKSLVFIALAFFAILPFLGGINDIFKVILLNLIVIASVLAYTKSDNINFLLPFLYPTVPVFMMFALYQNYGMACLFWLIFTVILSDSGAYFCGKAFGKHSFSASSPNKTLEGVLGGFVLGSVLGSVFALIFIDIDLIMAVFCSVLVSLLGVFGDLFESYLKRRADVKDSGTLLGEQGGLLDRMDGYLFGVVAMFLVLA; translated from the coding sequence ATGAAAAATCGTATAATAACTGGCGTATCGCTATTTGTGGTTTTTTTGGTCGTTGCTTTGGCTGATATATTTTGGCTAAATTTTTTAATATTTGGTGGGATTTTGGCGATTTCATTTTTGGAGAGCTTAAAACTGTTTAAAATCGAGCAAAAAAGCCTTGTTTTTATCGCCTTAGCCTTTTTTGCTATTTTGCCATTTTTAGGTGGAATAAACGATATTTTTAAGGTTATTTTATTAAATTTAATCGTGATAGCTTCGGTTTTAGCTTACACAAAATCAGATAATATCAACTTTTTGCTTCCATTTTTGTATCCGACAGTGCCTGTTTTTATGATGTTTGCACTTTATCAAAATTACGGCATGGCGTGCTTGTTTTGGCTGATTTTTACAGTGATTTTAAGCGATAGTGGCGCGTATTTTTGTGGCAAAGCCTTTGGCAAACACAGCTTCTCAGCTTCAAGCCCAAACAAGACCTTAGAAGGCGTGCTTGGTGGCTTTGTTTTGGGTAGCGTTTTGGGTAGCGTTTTTGCTTTGATATTTATCGATATTGATCTTATTATGGCAGTTTTTTGCTCCGTTTTAGTTAGTTTACTTGGTGTTTTTGGAGATCTGTTTGAAAGCTACTTAAAAAGAAGAGCTGATGTCAAAGATAGCGGGACATTGCTTGGCGAGCAAGGCGGTTTGCTTGATAGAATGGACGGCTATTTATTTGGCGTTGTGGCTATGTTTTTGGTGCTTGCATGA
- a CDS encoding 1-deoxy-D-xylulose-5-phosphate reductoisomerase has product MIILGSTGSIGKNACLLAGEHGIKINALACYKNYKELNEQIAKFNPKLVYIKDENLKKYINHKHVFTQIDGMVEFLKACKSEFEGDLLINSLVGFDGLEPSYHAQKLGFKLALANKESLVAGGKFLDTEAINPIDSEHFGLKFLLKSSPKIKKLIITASGGAFYNLSQKELKTATPQMALKHPNWDMGAKITIDSATMANKLFEVLEAYYLYSTKSIDACIERTSSIHALIDFVDGSSTAHLSKTDMKLAIAHAIGLGEKEILENVNLLELKSIKFRPINLNKYRIFALKDEVLKNPDLGVIINAANDETVYKFLEGKAGFLDISENIFKALDKFGSSSIKSIEDVFEINQKVREFCKGI; this is encoded by the coding sequence ATGATAATACTTGGAAGCACAGGAAGCATCGGCAAAAACGCCTGTTTGCTTGCTGGCGAGCATGGGATAAAAATAAATGCACTGGCTTGCTATAAAAACTATAAAGAGCTAAACGAACAAATAGCTAAATTTAACCCAAAACTCGTCTATATAAAAGATGAAAATCTAAAAAAATATATAAATCACAAGCATGTTTTTACACAAATTGATGGCATGGTGGAGTTTTTGAAAGCTTGTAAGAGTGAGTTTGAAGGCGATTTGCTTATCAATTCTTTAGTAGGATTTGACGGGCTTGAGCCAAGCTATCACGCTCAAAAGCTTGGCTTCAAACTAGCTTTAGCCAATAAAGAAAGCCTTGTAGCTGGTGGGAAATTTCTTGATACTGAGGCGATAAATCCTATTGATAGCGAGCATTTTGGGCTTAAATTTTTGCTAAAATCTAGCCCCAAAATCAAAAAACTAATCATCACTGCAAGTGGCGGGGCATTTTATAATCTTAGCCAAAAAGAGCTAAAAACAGCTACCCCACAAATGGCTTTAAAGCACCCAAATTGGGATATGGGAGCTAAAATCACGATAGATAGTGCGACCATGGCAAACAAGCTTTTTGAGGTGCTTGAAGCGTATTATCTGTATTCTACCAAATCCATAGACGCTTGCATAGAGCGAACTTCAAGCATTCATGCGCTTATCGATTTTGTAGACGGCTCAAGCACAGCGCACCTCTCAAAAACAGATATGAAACTAGCAATCGCCCACGCCATTGGTCTTGGGGAAAAAGAGATTTTGGAAAATGTAAATTTGCTAGAGCTTAAAAGCATTAAATTTAGACCAATAAATTTGAATAAATATAGGATTTTTGCTCTAAAAGATGAAGTGCTAAAAAATCCAGATCTTGGCGTGATAATAAATGCTGCAAATGATGAGACTGTTTATAAATTTTTAGAAGGCAAGGCTGGATTTTTGGATATTTCGGAAAATATCTTTAAGGCTTTGGATAAATTTGGCTCAAGCAGTATAAAATCCATAGAAGATGTATTTGAAATCAATCAAAAAGTTAGAGAGTTTTGTAAAGGAATTTAA
- a CDS encoding uracil-xanthine permease family protein, which produces MKEEGIYDGYHFRTSEALFGVQFLFVAFGALVLMPILTGLDINVALFTAGIGTLIFQLCTKRRVVPIFLASSFAFIAPITFSVGQWGLSATMGGLVAAGLFYVVLSFIVRFKGQDFIYKLLPPVVVGPVIITIGLILSPSAVNMAMGKGAVYSSEVSLTIAGITLLTTIMAIVFGRGMMKLIPIIIGVGVGYVVSIFYGIVDFSIISKASWFALPNFTAPTFELNAMLYMIPVAIAPTIEHIGNILAIGNVTKTDFIKNPGLKNTLLGDGLATSAAALFGGPPNTTYSEVTGAVRLTKAYNPGIMTWTAITAILLAFVGKLGAFIATIPACVIGGIMVLLFGIIASVGMETLIKHKVDLADPRNMIIVSLILVFAIGGMVFDFGFASFSGIGLGAIMGVLLNLVLPKTDKFQGYDGY; this is translated from the coding sequence ATGAAAGAAGAAGGTATATACGACGGTTATCACTTTAGGACGAGCGAGGCTTTGTTTGGTGTACAGTTTTTGTTTGTGGCGTTTGGCGCGCTTGTTTTGATGCCGATTTTAACAGGACTTGATATAAATGTAGCACTTTTTACAGCTGGTATCGGGACGCTGATTTTTCAGCTTTGCACGAAAAGGCGTGTTGTACCGATATTTTTGGCAAGTAGCTTTGCATTTATTGCTCCAATTACCTTTAGCGTCGGTCAGTGGGGGCTTAGCGCTACTATGGGTGGGCTTGTCGCAGCTGGACTGTTTTACGTTGTTTTAAGCTTCATCGTGCGTTTTAAGGGACAAGATTTTATATACAAGCTCTTGCCGCCAGTCGTGGTGGGGCCTGTCATCATAACAATCGGACTCATACTCTCACCAAGTGCAGTTAATATGGCGATGGGTAAAGGCGCTGTTTATAGTAGTGAAGTCTCTTTAACGATCGCTGGAATAACGCTTTTAACGACTATTATGGCTATTGTTTTTGGTCGTGGGATGATGAAACTAATCCCGATCATAATAGGCGTTGGCGTGGGATACGTGGTTTCTATATTTTATGGAATTGTTGATTTTTCTATTATTTCAAAGGCTAGTTGGTTTGCCTTGCCGAACTTCACAGCCCCTACATTTGAGCTAAATGCAATGCTTTATATGATACCAGTGGCTATCGCTCCTACAATCGAGCATATAGGAAATATTTTGGCTATTGGAAACGTGACAAAGACTGATTTTATCAAAAATCCAGGACTTAAAAACACACTTTTGGGCGACGGCTTAGCAACTAGTGCGGCTGCACTTTTTGGTGGTCCGCCAAATACGACTTATTCAGAAGTCACTGGAGCAGTTCGCCTAACAAAAGCTTATAATCCAGGTATTATGACTTGGACTGCGATAACTGCGATTTTGCTTGCATTTGTTGGGAAGCTTGGGGCGTTCATCGCCACTATCCCAGCTTGCGTAATTGGCGGAATTATGGTTTTGCTTTTTGGAATTATCGCTAGCGTGGGCATGGAAACGCTAATCAAACACAAAGTTGATCTTGCAGATCCTAGAAATATGATAATCGTTTCGCTCATTTTGGTTTTTGCCATTGGCGGAATGGTGTTTGATTTTGGTTTTGCTAGTTTTAGCGGAATTGGACTTGGTGCTATCATGGGTGTTTTATTAAATTTAGTGCTTCCAAAAACAGATAAATTTCAAGGTTATGACGGATACTAA
- a CDS encoding D-alanyl-D-alanine carboxypeptidase family protein → MRRREFIKDSFLALVGAGLLPNLAFGSSDEFVASDEIATFNSVFAKLKSVQNEVGFGKFNIISFDEVLVAAKYSSRIEKFSQVELNLIEKLYGEDPSKYGFYGNKTCSSLTEAINQKDIIKIPLTGHYLFKGLAHQAYENLLRDVGSSLFLTSGVRSVSKQLFLYMNKIKNSGYNITKASKSLAPPAHSYHSIGDFDVGKKGFGALNFTEEFIRTEEFKKLISLKYVSIRYTKKNLDGVRFEPWHVQVV, encoded by the coding sequence ATGCGTAGGCGTGAGTTTATAAAAGATAGTTTTTTGGCTTTAGTTGGAGCTGGTTTGTTGCCAAATTTAGCTTTTGGAAGTAGTGATGAATTTGTCGCTAGCGATGAAATTGCTACTTTTAATAGCGTTTTTGCGAAGCTAAAATCAGTCCAAAATGAAGTTGGTTTTGGTAAATTTAATATCATAAGTTTTGATGAGGTTTTAGTAGCTGCAAAATACTCTTCAAGGATAGAAAAATTCAGCCAAGTTGAGCTAAATTTGATAGAAAAGCTTTATGGAGAAGATCCGTCAAAATATGGATTTTACGGCAATAAAACTTGCAGTAGCCTAACTGAAGCAATAAATCAAAAAGACATTATCAAGATACCTTTAACAGGGCATTATCTCTTTAAAGGTTTAGCTCATCAAGCTTACGAAAATCTCTTGCGAGATGTCGGAAGCTCACTATTTTTAACAAGTGGGGTAAGAAGCGTTTCTAAGCAACTATTTTTGTATATGAATAAGATAAAAAATAGTGGCTACAACATAACAAAAGCTAGCAAATCCTTAGCCCCGCCAGCTCATAGTTATCATAGCATAGGCGATTTTGACGTTGGCAAAAAGGGCTTTGGAGCCTTGAACTTTACAGAGGAATTCATAAGAACAGAAGAGTTTAAAAAACTTATTTCTTTAAAATATGTATCCATAAGATATACAAAAAAGAACTTAGATGGAGTTAGATTTGAACCGTGGCATGTACAAGTTGTTTAA
- a CDS encoding M99 family carboxypeptidase catalytic domain-containing protein, with amino-acid sequence MELDLNRGMYKLFKVLLIGVFCVNLYANDLTYSFIKKGVDDNNTVLLIGGIQGDEPGGFLAASLVATEYNVTKGSLWVVPNLNFDSIIKNDRGAFGDMNRKFASISPDDPDIKSVNGIKKLLLDQNVSMVIHLHDGSGFYRPTYINEMKNPRRWGNSAIIDQEKLEFPSPYSNLKAIATQVIEKVNQNAIDDEHKYYLRNTNTALGDKEMLKSLTYFAITNAKPAFANEASKSLASHERVYYHLLAIEEYLKIAGIEFQRGFELNPKSIKKEIEKEIEIVLFNNKFYLSLNNPRAKIGYVPIPKDTALEYNCTSPLAALIKDKNGYTVHYGNKILTKLVPEFIDYSNLTSSIEIEVDDKKEQIELGSKIEVSSYIKVLKKDKIRVNVIGYGSKPVDESNIKISKKDIKKSFSIDKKGNIFRVELYEQSKDGDKFIGMFLVEFKDGKSS; translated from the coding sequence ATGGAGTTAGATTTGAACCGTGGCATGTACAAGTTGTTTAAAGTTTTATTGATTGGTGTTTTTTGCGTAAATTTATATGCAAACGACCTGACGTATTCTTTCATCAAAAAGGGCGTGGATGACAATAACACAGTCCTTTTGATAGGCGGGATTCAAGGCGATGAGCCAGGTGGATTTCTAGCTGCTAGCTTGGTGGCTACTGAATACAACGTGACAAAAGGCTCGCTTTGGGTTGTGCCAAATTTAAATTTTGATAGCATTATCAAAAACGACCGCGGGGCTTTTGGCGATATGAACCGTAAATTTGCTAGTATTAGTCCAGATGATCCAGATATAAAAAGTGTAAATGGTATCAAAAAGCTACTTTTGGATCAAAACGTTTCTATGGTGATTCATCTGCATGACGGAAGTGGCTTTTACAGACCGACATACATAAACGAGATGAAAAATCCGCGTCGTTGGGGCAATAGCGCGATAATTGATCAAGAAAAACTAGAATTTCCAAGCCCGTATTCAAATTTAAAAGCCATTGCCACTCAAGTCATAGAAAAAGTAAATCAAAACGCCATAGATGACGAGCATAAGTATTATTTACGCAACACAAACACAGCTTTGGGCGATAAAGAGATGCTAAAATCCTTAACATATTTTGCTATCACAAACGCAAAACCAGCCTTTGCAAATGAAGCTAGCAAATCTTTAGCTAGTCATGAGAGAGTTTATTATCATCTTTTGGCTATCGAAGAGTATCTTAAAATCGCTGGAATAGAGTTTCAAAGGGGATTTGAGCTAAATCCAAAAAGCATTAAAAAAGAAATAGAAAAAGAGATAGAAATCGTTTTGTTTAACAACAAATTCTACCTAAGCCTGAATAATCCAAGAGCCAAAATCGGCTATGTTCCTATCCCAAAAGACACAGCTTTGGAGTATAATTGCACAAGCCCGCTTGCAGCACTTATCAAAGATAAAAACGGATATACGGTCCATTATGGCAACAAAATTTTGACAAAACTCGTGCCTGAGTTTATTGATTATTCAAATTTAACAAGCAGTATCGAAATAGAAGTAGATGACAAAAAAGAGCAGATAGAACTCGGCTCAAAGATAGAAGTAAGCTCATATATAAAGGTATTGAAAAAAGATAAAATCAGAGTAAATGTCATAGGATACGGCTCCAAGCCAGTTGATGAATCAAATATAAAAATAAGTAAAAAAGATATAAAAAAAAGCTTTTCTATAGATAAAAAAGGAAATATTTTTCGGGTTGAATTATACGAGCAAAGCAAGGACGGCGATAAATTTATCGGTATGTTTTTGGTCGAGTTTAAAGACGGTAAAAGCTCATGA
- the tsaD gene encoding tRNA (adenosine(37)-N6)-threonylcarbamoyltransferase complex transferase subunit TsaD yields the protein MILGIESSCDDSSVALMDAQTYELKFYKKITQEAEHSKFGGVVPELAARLHTAALPNLIEEISPYFKDIQAVGVTNEPGLSVSLIGGVSVAKSLCVALGVPLIGVNHLIGHIYSLFLDRQITLPLGVLLVSGGHTMVLNIGENGIIKVIATTSDDSFGESFDKVAKMMNLGYPGGAIIEKLAQNGDAKRFKFTVPLKHDKRIEYSFSGLKNQVRVEIEKLGELSEADKSDIAVSFQNSAIEHILDKLEKIFGEYKFKNFGVVGGASANLLLRSKLQILCDKFGSNLMYAPLKYCSDNAAMIARVATSKYQNSKFTQVGELAIKPRVNLDGMSV from the coding sequence ATGATATTAGGTATTGAGAGTAGTTGCGATGATAGTTCAGTGGCTCTAATGGACGCTCAAACTTATGAGCTAAAGTTTTACAAAAAAATCACCCAAGAAGCAGAGCATTCTAAATTTGGTGGCGTGGTGCCAGAGCTTGCAGCTCGTCTTCACACGGCAGCTTTGCCAAATTTGATTGAAGAGATTAGCCCGTATTTTAAAGATATACAAGCAGTCGGCGTGACAAATGAGCCTGGACTTAGCGTTAGCTTGATAGGTGGAGTAAGCGTGGCAAAGTCGCTTTGCGTCGCTCTTGGAGTGCCATTAATTGGCGTAAATCACTTAATCGGACATATTTATTCGCTATTTTTAGATAGGCAAATCACGCTCCCACTTGGAGTATTGCTAGTAAGTGGCGGTCATACAATGGTGCTAAATATCGGTGAAAATGGCATCATAAAAGTCATTGCCACCACGAGTGATGATAGCTTTGGGGAGAGTTTTGACAAGGTCGCAAAAATGATGAATCTAGGCTATCCAGGTGGTGCTATCATAGAAAAATTAGCCCAAAATGGCGACGCAAAACGGTTTAAATTTACAGTTCCGCTCAAGCATGATAAACGCATAGAATATAGCTTTTCAGGGTTAAAAAACCAAGTCAGAGTAGAGATAGAAAAGCTTGGAGAGCTTAGTGAAGCTGATAAAAGCGATATTGCAGTATCTTTTCAAAACTCAGCCATAGAACACATTCTTGATAAGCTTGAAAAGATTTTTGGTGAGTATAAATTTAAAAACTTTGGCGTGGTCGGTGGGGCTAGTGCAAACTTGCTTCTTAGATCAAAACTTCAAATTTTATGTGATAAATTTGGCTCAAATTTGATGTATGCGCCGCTAAAATATTGCAGCGACAACGCAGCGATGATAGCAAGAGTAGCCACGTCTAAGTATCAAAACTCCAAATTTACCCAAGTTGGCGAGCTTGCCATAAAACCACGGGTAAATCTTGATGGTATGAGTGTTTAG
- a CDS encoding tetratricopeptide repeat protein, with the protein MKYFILAILTAINVFAFSLTINTGSRSGSEYYIIHLEDDKNMTCNKKLTKDNQNFYICHVDGLLDPKVSNQNLPFMNLSFEKQKNGYDVIIEPKISSEILNLNRSLYENYDSKVQNIPESKHFTIVLDKTIGQVPKEINDGINFPIYYPNMLLPTVGALDLNKAPITYEESGDIGLYLGIKKSYEDGAYNETLRDSRKAISMHPNSIFASEFWLYALRSLDKISKRSDDYRAAEKYANEIITDAKLWMKSFASDRNYPEVLYLVMNAYLTQEMQSDANYALDILMTEHPGSAWTKMAILTYADKLLVKGKIDDALNLYEDILYSSKDIAIVSRAAIRLAGASITQQKFNEANAYIQKVITANKEYLLEDIADSMEIANAFRDKNMPQTAAQIYKIIFENSKRGDNYYEVSLRNLALALSKTDEKKAAYEYLVKYQKEFNTSEYMSQISAGVDRLFFDINQTAPNLHEHYANLMSKYTGLDIGKKAMLQDIKLYYDEKKYPKVLSYKEQILDLNSSEVSQILHNSALILANSANQNGDCKLSVRLVKEYDLKEDIKDKFKLYGCYMRTAQYEDALNLALPHIKDDDLHDRVEWLARVSRTLFELGRYEDCIRACDEALSIASTIKYSDPTEAIFYRFYSFIKLNKFEDAISSINALESLRGNDIRLVEIYDIAAKYASLKGFDSAALNYAKKAVDMQEKLKITTFSPEIDFIYIGALMKISRQNEALNVAKSLLEIRLNPEQRQRALYQVGEIYINQNDFTSAKPYVSECVSSNFSSPWKELCKEQNKLIN; encoded by the coding sequence ATGAAGTATTTTATCTTAGCTATTTTGACCGCTATTAATGTCTTTGCTTTCAGCCTTACCATAAATACTGGAAGTCGTAGTGGGAGCGAGTATTATATCATTCATTTAGAAGATGATAAAAACATGACTTGCAACAAAAAGCTAACTAAAGATAATCAAAATTTTTATATCTGCCATGTTGATGGTCTGTTAGATCCAAAAGTCTCAAATCAAAATCTGCCATTTATGAATCTGTCTTTTGAAAAGCAAAAAAATGGCTATGATGTCATAATAGAGCCAAAAATCAGCTCTGAGATTTTAAATTTGAATAGAAGTTTGTATGAAAACTACGACTCAAAAGTCCAAAATATACCAGAGTCTAAGCATTTTACTATCGTTCTTGATAAGACAATAGGTCAAGTCCCAAAAGAGATAAATGACGGTATAAATTTTCCTATATATTATCCAAATATGCTTTTGCCAACAGTTGGTGCTTTGGATCTGAACAAAGCCCCAATCACGTATGAAGAAAGTGGAGATATAGGGCTTTATTTAGGTATCAAAAAAAGCTATGAAGACGGCGCTTATAATGAGACTTTGAGAGATTCAAGAAAAGCTATAAGTATGCACCCAAACAGCATTTTTGCTAGTGAGTTTTGGCTTTATGCGCTTAGATCGCTTGATAAAATATCTAAAAGATCTGATGACTATAGAGCAGCTGAAAAATACGCTAATGAGATAATAACAGACGCAAAATTATGGATGAAAAGCTTTGCTTCAGATAGGAATTATCCAGAGGTCTTGTACTTAGTAATGAACGCATATCTGACCCAAGAGATGCAAAGTGACGCCAACTATGCTTTAGATATTTTGATGACAGAGCATCCTGGTTCTGCTTGGACTAAGATGGCGATACTTACTTACGCTGATAAGCTACTTGTAAAAGGCAAAATCGATGACGCTTTAAATCTATACGAAGATATACTCTACTCATCAAAAGATATCGCCATAGTAAGCAGAGCAGCTATCAGACTCGCTGGAGCTAGTATAACTCAGCAAAAATTCAACGAAGCAAACGCATATATACAAAAGGTCATAACCGCAAACAAAGAGTATCTACTAGAAGATATTGCTGATTCTATGGAGATAGCAAACGCCTTTAGAGATAAAAATATGCCTCAAACTGCCGCTCAAATCTATAAAATCATCTTTGAAAACTCCAAAAGAGGCGATAATTACTATGAAGTATCTCTAAGAAATCTAGCCCTTGCCTTGTCTAAAACAGATGAGAAAAAAGCAGCTTATGAATATCTCGTAAAATATCAAAAAGAGTTTAATACAAGCGAATATATGAGCCAAATCTCAGCTGGAGTTGATAGATTGTTTTTTGATATCAATCAAACTGCTCCAAATCTCCACGAGCATTATGCAAATTTGATGAGCAAATATACTGGCTTAGATATTGGCAAAAAGGCTATGCTACAAGATATTAAGCTCTATTATGATGAGAAAAAATATCCAAAGGTGCTAAGCTACAAAGAGCAAATTTTAGATTTAAATAGTAGTGAAGTTAGTCAAATTTTACATAATTCAGCACTTATCTTAGCAAACAGTGCAAACCAAAATGGCGATTGCAAACTAAGCGTAAGGCTAGTAAAAGAGTATGATCTAAAAGAAGATATAAAAGATAAATTTAAACTATATGGCTGCTACATGCGAACAGCTCAGTATGAAGACGCCTTAAATTTAGCCTTGCCACACATCAAAGATGATGATCTGCACGACCGCGTAGAATGGCTAGCAAGAGTGAGTAGGACGCTATTTGAGCTTGGTCGGTATGAGGATTGTATACGGGCTTGTGATGAGGCTCTAAGCATTGCTTCAACTATCAAATATTCAGATCCGACTGAGGCGATTTTTTACCGTTTTTATTCGTTTATCAAGCTAAATAAATTTGAAGACGCAATCTCTAGTATAAACGCTCTTGAAAGCCTTAGAGGCAATGATATAAGACTAGTTGAGATCTATGATATAGCAGCAAAATACGCAAGTCTAAAGGGCTTTGATAGCGCAGCACTAAACTACGCTAAAAAAGCAGTAGATATGCAAGAAAAGCTCAAAATTACTACTTTTAGCCCAGAAATCGACTTCATATATATAGGTGCTTTGATGAAAATCTCAAGGCAAAATGAAGCCCTAAACGTCGCCAAATCCTTGCTTGAAATCCGCCTAAATCCAGAGCAAAGACAAAGAGCCTTGTATCAAGTGGGCGAAATTTACATCAACCAAAACGACTTCACTTCAGCCAAACCTTATGTGAGTGAGTGCGTCAGCTCAAACTTTAGCTCGCCTTGGAAAGAGCTTTGCAAAGAGCAAAATAAGCTTATAAATTAG